ataatgagttgagataataaaataaattttataatatctacctaaaatgagtttatatatattttgatattaaaataaatttaaatgtatttataaaaagttaaaaagattgtgagttgagttaaaaatattatacgtCTCAtgtataaaaagattttaaattgaatgatatttagtgatttaaaaattaaatatttaaatattaaactcaacttaaaattaaattaaattaaattgatctCATTCTAACATCAAAACGGGATTGAATCCTTTTTAAAACAGTGaaattgattattaaaaaatttaattttgtttatataaattatatatttactattttttaaaagaattatacatcTTACAAGCTTCATtactataaatattttgttttttatattaaaaaaaaattatttttctaatcaaaTACACGATGCCGACATTTGTAATGTCCAAGTTACTGGTCGCATGCCACGTCAGTAAGCATGAACGGCACGGCACCCCGTCTATTTTAACGTGTCCTCTTCCAGCTCAACCCATTTTGGACTTTTACCAACGCCGTCTTTTCTCCGTAATGGAGCGAAACTCACCGCCGGCGCCGCCCAAATGGGAAGGCAAGGTTTCCGCAAGACTAAACGGTGCCGTCGCTGACCAAATATGGCCTTTGTTCAAGGACTTCTTCAACTTCCACGAGTGGTTTCCTGGCTTAGCCACTTCCTACGGCATCCACGGCACCAACGGTGAGCCCGGCTGCATCCGATACTGCGCCGGATTCTCCATCCCCTCCGACTCCGGTGACGATTCCGTCTCCTGGTCCAACGAAAGATTAATTTCCGTCGATGACGATTCACGCAGCTTAAGCTACGAAATCGTGGACTGCAATATTGGCTTCGAGTCGTACGTTGCGACGGTGACGATTGTTCCACAGGGTGATGAAGGCCAAGCTGGATGTGTGATCGAGTGGTCGTTCACCGTTGATCCGGTGGAAGGGTGGGTACGGGATGATTTAGTGGGGAGGTATGAGGTGGGCCTGCAGCGCATGGCCCAGAGGATGGAGGATGCACTGCGAGTAGGAATGGAGCGTGACGGGTAGTTGTTTATGGTCCGGAGAATGGAGCGTGATTGGTGGTTGTTTATTTATGGCCCGGAGAATGGAGGATGCCACGCGGGGCTAGAAGGGTTGTTGGTTGTAATTTCAGCTGTCCATGCTTAAGTCAATACTGCCCACGGTGAAGGCCGAAGGGTAGTTGGttataatttcaatttgttcaTGGTGAAGTAGTGTTATATACGTAAAagaattatgtaaaattaattttacaagtTCACATGAATTCATCtgattcattattttataaatctaacgAACCACATCAAAGTATCACAGtttgtagtattattttttatataacttttttgtAGCTAGagtatttctattatttattatattttaatgagtaatactatatttacttacgatttttaatataatattatatgtattgagggttaatttcattttatcaatttttttaattagaattttaaattttaaaatctttacaattttaataaatgataggTCAACAcgtatgattatgtatgtaaaattatatgaCTATGAACGTAAAATTGCAATTATAGATAGCATTTTTCCTTGAAGTCAATAATAAGAAATC
This genomic interval from Juglans microcarpa x Juglans regia isolate MS1-56 chromosome 4D, Jm3101_v1.0, whole genome shotgun sequence contains the following:
- the LOC121261136 gene encoding lachrymatory-factor synthase; translated protein: MPTFVMSKLLVACHVSKHERHGTPSILTCPLPAQPILDFYQRRLFSVMERNSPPAPPKWEGKVSARLNGAVADQIWPLFKDFFNFHEWFPGLATSYGIHGTNGEPGCIRYCAGFSIPSDSGDDSVSWSNERLISVDDDSRSLSYEIVDCNIGFESYVATVTIVPQGDEGQAGCVIEWSFTVDPVEGWVRDDLVGRYEVGLQRMAQRMEDALRVGMERDG